The DNA segment AAAGCCGCCAAGCTCTGCGACTTGGGCTGCGCATTTCACCAAATTGCGCGCGCGCGAGTAATATCCCAACCCCGCCCACGCAGCCATGACAGCGCCTTCATCCTCAGCCGCAAGATCAAAGACCGTCGGCCAAGTTGCCGTGAATTTGGCGAAATATGGTTTCACCGCCGCGACCGTTGTTTGTTGCAGCATCACTTCTGATAACCACACGCGATACGGCCATGCCGCATCATTGGGCACCGCCTTCCCCGGCGGATTGCGCCACGGCAGTTCGCGGGCATGGTTGGCATACCAATCAAGCAGAATGTCAGATATGCTGGCGGTCACGCGGGCCCTATGGCATGGACGCCCACGTCATGGGAAGCGACACCGAAAAACCGGCGAAGAAATCGCCCGCAAAGCGCACGGCGCGCAAGGTTGCAAAACCGTATGAACGCCCGCGTGGTCGCGGTGCGAAGGCGATTGGCGACCTAACGCCGGATATCGGCCGCACAGCGTTTCGTCGGTTTGGCTTTGTCCAAAGTTCGGTGGTGACGCGCTGGCCAGAAATCGTAGGCCCCGTGCAATCGCGCGTCTGCGCACCCGAAGCGATCCGATTCCCACCCGGTGAAAAATCCGAAGGCATCCTGCAACTGGTGGTGACACCTGCTCATGCGCCCTTGGTTCAACAAGTTGTCCCAGAGATTATTGAGCGAGTGAATCGGTTCTTTGGATACAATGCGGTCGCGCGCGTCAAAATCCGGCAAGGTGTGGTTAAGCCGCCACCTGCTGATAGCAAACCGAAACCGCCGCCATCGCTCAAACCCATTCCGATGGAGTTGGGGGACAGCTTGCGCGACATCGGGGACCCAGAATTGCGCACCGTGTTGGAATCGCTGGCGCGCAGCATGGGCGACGAGGACAAGAAAGAGGGCGAAACGTGAGAAAGCAGTTTTTAGGGGCGGCACTGGCGATCGGTGCGTTTGCACTGACAATGACCGACGCTCCACTGGCATTGGCGCAATCCAATTCCTCCGGCAGTTTGAGCAATCCCGAAAGCAGCTTTTCACGCGGAGATCGCCGCGCCGCATGGCATGCTGAAGTGGAACGGACAGAGCGTGGCTACAGGATCGGCAATCCCGACGCCGAAGCCGCTTTGATCGAGTTCATAAGCTACACTTGCGGTCATTGCGCCACCTTTGCCCGCGAAGGTGAAGGAGCATTGGACCTCGCTTTGTTGGCGCCGGGGTTGATGACTGTCGAAGTGCGCCCTGTAATCCGCAACGGTATCGATCTTACCGTATCCTTGCTGGTTCAATGCGGCGCGCCAGAGGGTTTCAAAGACCGTCACCGCTTGTTCCTAATGCAGCAAGACACATGGTTGAATAAAGCGCGCACCGCGCCGCAGTCGCAGCAGGCGATTTGGGCGCGCGGCGACCAGGCCGCTCGATTGAACGCCGCGCGGGCTTTGGACTTGGATGATATGTTGGCGGAACGCGGCATGTCGATGTCGGACATCAACACGTGCCTATCGGATAACCAAGCTGCCCTTACCCTTATCCAAAACGGCAATGCGGATCGGGCGGAATTTGCCGTACCCGGCACACCCAGCTTTGCCTTGGATGGTGAATTGTTGACCGATGTGCATTCATGGGCGGGTCTTTACCCGGTCTTGGCAGAGCGTTTTCACCCCGACAACGCGGCCGATTGATCCGCAATGCAGGGGCAACATCACCATATTTTGCTCATTTTGGGTGAATTGAACCATTTTTACACAAAACCTTGTGCTTAATCGCTTCCGCTTGGCGAATGCTTGCTTATAGTTTCCCATTCTAGATCACAGGACACAATCGACATGAATACGGCCCGCACTGTTTTGAAATTCTCCTTTGCTGCTCCTCTCGCTCTCGCATTGGCCGCATGCGGCGGCGGTGCCGATGGCGAATTGGAGAGCGATGCGATCGAAGCAATCGCCGCACCCGACGGCACAAATTGGGGCGAAACTGTCACGGTAAGCGACGAAGATGGTTACATCCTCGGCAACCCCGATGCGCCGTTGAAATTGATCGAATACGCGTCTCACACATGCGGGGCCTGCGCAAATTTCTCTCAAACCGGCAAACCGTCGATCAAAGAATATGTCGCAACCGGCGTCGTCAGCTTTGAACAGCGCAATTTGGTTCGCGACCCGATCGACCTCACCATCGCCACCTTGGTCCGCTGCGGTGCCGATGCCAACGTACAGGCGCTTTCGGATCAGGCATGGGGCAACTTTAACGAGATTATGGGTGCGGCCCAAGCCAATGGTGCTCAATTGGAAATCGCCAACGAATTGCCGGGCGATCAACGGCTCGGTGAATTTGCACGGATCACAGGTCTGACCGAATTCTTCGCCGCGCGGGGCCTTTCGCGGGCGCAGCAATCCGCCTGTTTGGCCGATGTTGAAACGATCGAAACGATCCGCACAAATTCCTCCACGCAAGCGGAAGAATTGAACATCCTCGCCACGCCGACCTTCATTTTGAACGGTCGCAAATTGGACGTGAACCAATGGCGCGATCTTGAACCGATCCTGCAACGCGCCGGCGCCCGTTCGGAATAAGCGGCCAAAGATTCCGCACTCGGGAAAAGGACAAGACACGCACGCATGCAAATCAGCCGGCTCAAACTCTCTGGATTTAAGAGCTTTGTAGAGCCGGCTGAACTGCGCATTGAACCGGGATTGACCGGCGTTGTCGGCCCTAATGGGTGCGGGAAATCCAACTTGTTGGAAGCAATCCGATGGGTAATGGGTGAAAATTCACCGAAATCGATGCGGTCTGGCGGGATGGAAGATGTCATCTTTGCCGGGACCGATTCGCGCCCGTCGCGGGCCTTTGCCGAAGTCGTCCTGCATGCCAGCGATGATCGCGACGAAGAATTGGTCGTCACCCGCCGGATCGAACGCGGCGCAGGCAGCGCCTACCGCGTCAACGGCCACGATGTTCGCGCCAAAGACGTTGCGCTAACCTTTGCCGATGCCGCAACAGGCGCACATTCGCCTGCTTTGGTTAGCCAAGGAAAGATCGCGCAAGTCATCGCGGCAAAACCCGCCGAACGTCGCATGATGTTGGAAGAGGCGGCCGGCATTGCGGGACTGCATGTCCGGCGCAAAGATGCCGAAAGCAAACTGCGTTCGACCGAGAAAAATCTCGAGCGACTCGAAGATTTGATGGCCGGTCTCGACACCCAAATGGCGTCGCTCCGCAGACAAGCCAAACAGGCCGAACGTTACACAAAACTGACCGAACAGATTCAATTGGCAGAGGCACGATTGGTGTTCGCACGTTGGCGTGACGCCGCCCATGCCGCGAAAGAAGCGCGCGCAGCCGCCGAAGGCGCGGATCGACAAGTGGCCGAAGCCAAAGACAAGGCCGAAGCTGCGCAAAAAGCGCAGGCCGAAGCCGCGATGCGACACCAAGATGCCCGCGATGAATTGGCAGACCGGCGCGATGATGCATCGGCGCACGGCCATCGCATGGCAGCCTTGTCTGAAAAGCTCGAAGCGGCAGAGGCGCGTCTATCCGACCTAACCCGTCAACGCACCCGATTGGAAGAAGACCGCGACGCCGCCGACCGCATGACGAGCGATGCGGCGGAAGCCTTGGCAAAGCTGGAACGGGATTTGAGCGCCTCACGCGCCCGGGTGGAAAAGGCGGACGCCGAACGTCCTGCCATTGCCGCGCGCAGCGAAGACAGCGAACGTGCCAGCCGCACCGCCGAATTGGCCTTGGCTAAAGCGACCGCCGATCACGCCGGGGTCGAAGCGGAATGGCGCGTCGCGCAAGCCGCGATCGAACAGGCAGAAAACCGCCTCAACAGAATTGAGCGAGATGTCGAGCGGATCGCCACCACTCGCGCCGAATTGCAGGGCGGCGAAGACACCGAACACGCCGTTATCGCCGCCCGCAAAGCAGCAGATGGCGCGGCCAAGGAGGTCACCCGTCTGCGTGAAGCCTTGGAGACAGAACGGGCCCGCAAAACCGCTTTGCAAGAGGCGCGCGATGCGGCCAGCGCCGCGCATTCCACCGCAAAGGCCGAATTGGCAGGGGTTGAACGCGAATATTCCGCCCTCGCTCGGGATCGCGACGCCCGTGAGAAACGCGCCAAAAACCGCGAAGGGTTGCCAGCAGCGTTGGACAAAGTGCGGGTCGCCAAAGGGTATGAACGCGCCATTGCGGCGGTGTTGGGCCGCGATGCAAAATCGCCGCTGGGCGCCCCCCCTCAAGAAAGCGATGGTCGCTATTGGACCGGAAGCGCCGCTCCAAATCCGGTTCAAAACAGTCTGATCGATCAAGTCAGTGACTGCCCAGAGGAATTGCGCGCGCGGCTTGCCTTGGTTTCTTGTGTTGAGGCCGATGACGGCCGCACATTGGGCCCCGGAGAATGGTTGGTT comes from the Erythrobacter sp. Alg231-14 genome and includes:
- a CDS encoding DUF721 domain-containing protein; this translates as MGSDTEKPAKKSPAKRTARKVAKPYERPRGRGAKAIGDLTPDIGRTAFRRFGFVQSSVVTRWPEIVGPVQSRVCAPEAIRFPPGEKSEGILQLVVTPAHAPLVQQVVPEIIERVNRFFGYNAVARVKIRQGVVKPPPADSKPKPPPSLKPIPMELGDSLRDIGDPELRTVLESLARSMGDEDKKEGET
- a CDS encoding DsbA family protein encodes the protein MRKQFLGAALAIGAFALTMTDAPLALAQSNSSGSLSNPESSFSRGDRRAAWHAEVERTERGYRIGNPDAEAALIEFISYTCGHCATFAREGEGALDLALLAPGLMTVEVRPVIRNGIDLTVSLLVQCGAPEGFKDRHRLFLMQQDTWLNKARTAPQSQQAIWARGDQAARLNAARALDLDDMLAERGMSMSDINTCLSDNQAALTLIQNGNADRAEFAVPGTPSFALDGELLTDVHSWAGLYPVLAERFHPDNAAD
- a CDS encoding AAA family ATPase, translated to MQISRLKLSGFKSFVEPAELRIEPGLTGVVGPNGCGKSNLLEAIRWVMGENSPKSMRSGGMEDVIFAGTDSRPSRAFAEVVLHASDDRDEELVVTRRIERGAGSAYRVNGHDVRAKDVALTFADAATGAHSPALVSQGKIAQVIAAKPAERRMMLEEAAGIAGLHVRRKDAESKLRSTEKNLERLEDLMAGLDTQMASLRRQAKQAERYTKLTEQIQLAEARLVFARWRDAAHAAKEARAAAEGADRQVAEAKDKAEAAQKAQAEAAMRHQDARDELADRRDDASAHGHRMAALSEKLEAAEARLSDLTRQRTRLEEDRDAADRMTSDAAEALAKLERDLSASRARVEKADAERPAIAARSEDSERASRTAELALAKATADHAGVEAEWRVAQAAIEQAENRLNRIERDVERIATTRAELQGGEDTEHAVIAARKAADGAAKEVTRLREALETERARKTALQEARDAASAAHSTAKAELAGVEREYSALARDRDAREKRAKNREGLPAALDKVRVAKGYERAIAAVLGRDAKSPLGAPPQESDGRYWTGSAAPNPVQNSLIDQVSDCPEELRARLALVSCVEADDGRTLGPGEWLVTKAGHLRRWDGFVARGEGSAEAARLEAANRLTDLEAQLPALRKAAETAATQESSAREELSALQTALVAQERDIAAAIEAERAALRSFDQAEAAKERIAARLEELKAAASELDEQFTSAKTELESANDARAALPPPDAGRASLEAAQSKHEAAKSAVQAALAGLAAHDQGLAVSRERLAAQQADYSNWKARSGEAAARVAETTRRLEEIEEERAVIAAKPAALHAEIEQGDAVRVRLTHELEAAQAAMDLCQTAIGDADRALAEAQETLTVAREGRATLAARAENQEARRSEMARISGERFQCPPPLLAQRFEFDEDTIKPATEESEEMDKLSASRERIGPVNLVAAEELTRIEEEHGTSASEQAELVEAVGRLRGSIGNLNREGRERLRAAFEEVDGHFRILFTRLFQGGQAHLALVDSDDPLEAGLEIYAQPPGKRLQSLSLLSGGEQALTATALIFALFLTNPAPICVLDEVDAPLDDANVERFCDLLDSMVRTTKTRYLIVTHNAVTMSRMHRLFGVTMAEKGVSRLVSVDLGEAALMAAE
- a CDS encoding thioredoxin domain-containing protein; its protein translation is MNTARTVLKFSFAAPLALALAACGGGADGELESDAIEAIAAPDGTNWGETVTVSDEDGYILGNPDAPLKLIEYASHTCGACANFSQTGKPSIKEYVATGVVSFEQRNLVRDPIDLTIATLVRCGADANVQALSDQAWGNFNEIMGAAQANGAQLEIANELPGDQRLGEFARITGLTEFFAARGLSRAQQSACLADVETIETIRTNSSTQAEELNILATPTFILNGRKLDVNQWRDLEPILQRAGARSE